One region of Moraxella sp. ZY210820 genomic DNA includes:
- a CDS encoding S-(hydroxymethyl)glutathione dehydrogenase/class III alcohol dehydrogenase, translating into MKSRAAVAFAPNQPLKIVEIDVERPKKGEVLVKITHTGVCHTDAFTLSGADPEGLFPVVLGHEGAGVVVEVGEGVTSVNVGDHVIPLYTAECGECEFCQSNKSNLCVSVRATQGQGVMPDGTSRFSYNGEPIYHYMGCSTFSEYTVVAEVSLAKINPKANPEEICLLGCGVTTGIGAVHNTAKVQAGDSVAVFGLGGIGLAVIQGAKQANAGRIFAIDTNPEKFALAKEFGATDCLNPKDFDKPIQQVLIEMTKWGIDHTFECIGNVEVMRAALESAHRGWGQSVIIGVAGAGQEISTRPFQLVTGRTWKGTAFGGVKGRSQLPQMVEDAMAGKIRLSPFVTHTMPLDKINDAFDLMHEGKSIRSVIYY; encoded by the coding sequence ATTAAATCCCGTGCCGCAGTGGCATTTGCCCCCAACCAGCCCTTAAAAATCGTAGAAATTGATGTAGAACGCCCCAAAAAAGGCGAAGTTTTGGTCAAAATCACCCACACAGGCGTGTGCCACACCGATGCCTTTACCCTATCAGGGGCTGACCCCGAAGGCTTGTTCCCTGTCGTGCTTGGACACGAAGGGGCAGGCGTGGTGGTAGAAGTGGGCGAGGGCGTAACTTCTGTCAATGTGGGCGACCACGTCATTCCACTTTATACGGCAGAATGTGGCGAGTGTGAATTTTGTCAATCTAACAAAAGCAATTTGTGCGTATCGGTGCGCGCCACGCAAGGGCAAGGCGTAATGCCAGACGGCACCAGCCGTTTTTCTTATAATGGCGAGCCGATTTATCACTATATGGGCTGTTCCACTTTTAGCGAATACACGGTGGTGGCGGAGGTGTCGCTTGCCAAAATCAACCCCAAAGCCAATCCAGAGGAAATTTGCTTGCTTGGCTGTGGCGTAACCACAGGCATTGGGGCGGTGCATAATACCGCCAAAGTGCAGGCAGGCGACTCGGTGGCGGTGTTTGGCTTGGGCGGTATTGGTTTGGCGGTGATTCAAGGGGCAAAACAGGCGAACGCTGGGCGGATTTTTGCGATTGATACCAACCCTGAAAAATTTGCCCTTGCCAAAGAATTTGGGGCAACCGATTGCCTAAACCCCAAAGATTTTGACAAGCCAATCCAACAAGTGTTGATTGAAATGACCAAATGGGGCATAGACCATACTTTTGAATGTATCGGCAATGTGGAGGTAATGCGTGCGGCGTTGGAGTCGGCTCATCGTGGCTGGGGGCAGTCGGTGATTATTGGCGTGGCAGGGGCAGGACAAGAGATTAGCACTCGCCCGTTCCAGCTTGTAACAGGCAGAACTTGGAAAGGTACGGCATTTGGCGGTGTCAAAGGTCGCTCACAATTACCGCAAATGGTGGAAGACGCAATGGCTGGCAAAATCCGCCTGTCGCCTTTTGTAACGCACACAATGCCCCTTGATAAAATCAATGACGCTTTTGATTTAATGCACGAAGGGAAATCTATTCGCAGTGTGATTTATTATTGA
- a CDS encoding DEAD/DEAH box helicase — MLNISQIEKELKSTEKINQEIAFDILQSLCFLASTEPDNNQIQLLLLRVLDRKEEFSGFLEVINGLIQHFGLYPYLDISLLTTKEAIIREIHRPALLNNDIESQDFSNEGVVFHRVQYEVFQHLMNGENVILSAPTSFGKSALIDSLVESKKFQNIIIVVPTIALIDETRRRIFGLNCVYKIITHASQQLEEKNIFILTQERVVDFPNLPNFDIFIIDEFYKLEPRKEEGERAMTLNHAFYKLHKKSKQFYLLGPNIENISEALPEKVNCRFIRTDYATVVTELIRVKTKKKNASNKLIELCNNIQDSTLIYCASPNRAREIANLLIENLTWKGEGLQEASEWVAEHYHEDWTFVKGLKYGIGIHHGKIPRALAHLCIKGFNEGKLPFLICTSTLIEGVNTKAKNVIILDNKIASQKYDFFTFNNIKGRSGRMFKHFIGKVYLFNDPPQESLPLIEMPLFAQNPKNTTESLIIQLDKDDMTDDSWKRVEKYYSEDFLSLETIKSNAGIEPELQVKLAKFLLNNAKIVSSLAWEGYPEYSQLELLCQIIWEFFKKGDPNKLIFTFRVLAFKINQLRNNSISQIILSDLNRYQNQKSTDEIIECVLDFIRNWAQFHFPRLAMAVCRIQNDVANKLGLEKADYSFYCGQVENLFLDPALIALDEYGLPLPLAERLSDRLETESMDIAMDSLLRLDLSELDLSSFEKSLLEDVIKYIDQSRI, encoded by the coding sequence ATGCTTAATATTAGTCAAATTGAGAAAGAATTAAAATCTACTGAAAAAATCAATCAAGAGATTGCTTTTGACATTTTACAATCTCTATGTTTTCTAGCAAGTACTGAACCAGACAATAACCAGATTCAATTACTTCTATTGCGGGTTTTGGATAGAAAAGAAGAATTTAGTGGCTTTTTGGAAGTAATTAACGGTCTAATTCAACATTTTGGGCTATATCCCTATTTGGATATCAGCTTATTAACTACAAAAGAAGCAATTATTAGAGAAATTCATAGACCAGCATTATTAAATAACGATATAGAAAGCCAAGACTTCTCTAATGAAGGCGTTGTTTTTCACCGTGTTCAATATGAAGTTTTTCAACATTTAATGAATGGTGAAAATGTGATATTGAGTGCCCCAACCAGCTTTGGAAAAAGTGCTTTGATTGATTCTTTGGTTGAGAGTAAAAAATTTCAAAATATCATTATTGTTGTGCCAACCATTGCATTAATAGATGAAACAAGAAGAAGGATTTTTGGACTTAACTGTGTCTATAAAATCATCACACACGCATCACAACAATTAGAAGAAAAAAATATTTTCATACTAACCCAAGAAAGAGTAGTGGATTTCCCTAACTTGCCAAATTTTGATATATTTATTATTGATGAATTTTATAAATTAGAACCCAGAAAAGAAGAGGGTGAAAGAGCGATGACCTTGAATCACGCTTTTTATAAATTACATAAAAAATCTAAACAGTTTTATTTGCTTGGTCCAAATATTGAAAATATTTCTGAGGCATTGCCAGAAAAGGTAAATTGTAGATTTATCCGCACAGATTATGCCACCGTTGTAACCGAATTAATTCGGGTCAAAACCAAAAAGAAAAATGCAAGCAACAAATTAATTGAACTTTGCAATAACATTCAAGATTCTACCCTGATTTACTGTGCCTCACCAAACAGAGCAAGAGAAATTGCAAATTTACTGATAGAAAATTTAACTTGGAAAGGAGAGGGATTGCAAGAAGCCTCTGAATGGGTTGCTGAGCATTATCATGAGGATTGGACTTTTGTTAAAGGTTTAAAATATGGCATTGGCATACATCATGGTAAAATCCCACGAGCCTTAGCTCATTTGTGTATAAAAGGTTTTAATGAAGGAAAACTTCCATTTTTAATTTGCACTTCTACACTAATAGAGGGGGTAAATACCAAAGCTAAAAATGTTATTATTTTAGACAATAAAATTGCAAGCCAAAAGTATGATTTCTTTACATTTAATAATATAAAAGGTCGTTCTGGTAGAATGTTTAAGCATTTTATTGGAAAGGTTTATCTCTTTAATGACCCTCCACAAGAGAGTTTACCACTTATTGAAATGCCATTATTTGCGCAAAACCCCAAAAATACAACGGAATCCTTGATTATCCAATTAGATAAAGATGATATGACAGATGATTCTTGGAAAAGAGTAGAAAAATATTATTCTGAAGATTTTTTGAGTTTAGAGACAATAAAGAGCAATGCTGGAATAGAGCCCGAATTACAGGTTAAATTAGCAAAGTTTTTACTTAATAATGCTAAAATTGTATCTAGTTTGGCTTGGGAGGGTTATCCAGAGTACTCGCAGCTAGAATTACTATGTCAAATTATTTGGGAGTTCTTCAAAAAAGGAGACCCTAACAAGCTTATTTTCACATTTAGAGTGTTAGCATTTAAAATAAATCAACTCAGAAATAATTCTATTAGCCAAATCATTTTATCAGATTTAAATAGATACCAAAATCAAAAATCAACCGATGAAATCATAGAATGCGTTTTGGATTTTATTAGAAACTGGGCTCAATTTCATTTTCCTAGATTGGCAATGGCTGTTTGTAGAATACAAAATGATGTTGCCAATAAACTTGGTTTAGAAAAAGCGGATTATTCTTTCTATTGTGGACAGGTTGAAAATTTATTCCTAGACCCTGCATTAATTGCTTTAGATGAATACGGGTTGCCATTGCCATTAGCTGAAAGATTAAGTGATAGATTGGAAACCGAATCTATGGATATAGCTATGGATAGTTTATTAAGGTTGGATTTATCAGAATTAGATTTAAGTTCATTTGAAAAAAGTCTTCTTGAGGATGTGATAAAATACATAGACCAGTCAAGAATTTAA
- a CDS encoding DUF1837 domain-containing protein has product MHNLDVTPSISALCAGYEGGKWRSAQLAEHTMNWLPEFCFNFKELIQLQSGNALSMIKQAARMVYQTDKYGNRGEFGEIFLHIALRQVYQSVPVISKIFFKDSVNNTVKGFDAVHVVQNDEKWELWLGEVKFYDDYQGAIREVIKEISEHTKLDYLRNEKMLIANKLDEGHPFYEKLKEVLHQNTSLDVLFDCVCIPILVTYNSKVLSEHNKVTDDFKQQALEEVMSVRKYLEDKIPDGLSVKIHLFLIPLQDKKILIEELDNQLKGLQ; this is encoded by the coding sequence GTGCATAATCTTGATGTAACTCCAAGTATTTCTGCACTCTGTGCAGGTTATGAAGGAGGAAAATGGCGTTCCGCTCAATTAGCAGAACATACAATGAACTGGCTACCTGAATTTTGTTTCAATTTTAAAGAACTTATCCAATTACAATCAGGCAATGCTCTTAGTATGATCAAACAAGCAGCTCGGATGGTCTATCAAACAGATAAATATGGTAATCGTGGAGAATTTGGCGAAATTTTTCTGCATATTGCATTACGGCAAGTTTATCAATCTGTTCCTGTAATTAGTAAAATATTTTTCAAAGATTCTGTTAATAATACAGTTAAAGGATTTGATGCGGTTCATGTTGTTCAAAATGATGAAAAATGGGAATTATGGTTAGGCGAAGTGAAATTCTATGATGATTACCAGGGAGCCATCAGAGAGGTTATTAAAGAAATTAGCGAGCATACAAAATTAGATTACCTCAGAAACGAAAAAATGCTCATTGCAAATAAACTTGATGAAGGACACCCATTTTATGAAAAATTAAAGGAGGTATTACACCAAAATACTTCTCTCGATGTTTTATTTGATTGTGTATGCATTCCTATTTTAGTAACTTACAATAGTAAAGTTTTAAGCGAACACAATAAAGTCACTGACGATTTTAAACAGCAAGCTCTTGAAGAGGTTATGTCTGTTAGGAAATATTTAGAAGATAAAATTCCGGATGGATTATCTGTAAAAATCCACTTATTTTTAATTCCATTACAAGACAAAAAGATTCTTATTGAAGAGTTGGATAATCAATTAAAGGGGTTGCAATAA
- the fghA gene encoding S-formylglutathione hydrolase: protein MKQLTTHRIFNGEQQLWQHFSGSLNCEMKFAIYLPDTAKHQKLPVLYWLSGLTCTEQNFITKSGYQRYADEHNVIVVAPDTSPRGESVADDTAYDLGQGAGFYLNATQGEWARHYQMYDYIATELPTLINEHFPTNGKQSIFGHSMGGHGALTTALKNLEHYQSVSAFSPIVAPSSVAWGQKAFLAYLGDDKQAWADYDSVALLEKHHLAIKQKNLPILIEQGDKDEFLHTQLKPELFCQMADKLGINYQYDLQAGFDHSYYFIASFIGKHIAFHAKNLK from the coding sequence ATGAAACAATTAACCACCCACCGCATTTTCAACGGCGAACAACAACTCTGGCAACATTTTTCAGGCAGCCTAAATTGTGAAATGAAATTTGCCATTTATCTACCCGATACCGCTAAACATCAAAAATTGCCTGTACTCTACTGGCTATCAGGCTTAACCTGCACCGAGCAAAATTTCATTACCAAATCAGGCTATCAACGCTATGCCGATGAGCATAATGTCATCGTTGTCGCCCCTGACACATCGCCACGAGGCGAGAGCGTGGCGGACGATACGGCTTATGATTTGGGGCAGGGGGCAGGATTTTATCTGAATGCCACACAGGGCGAGTGGGCAAGGCACTATCAAATGTATGATTATATTGCGACAGAATTGCCAACTTTGATTAACGAGCATTTCCCCACCAATGGCAAACAATCCATTTTTGGGCATTCAATGGGCGGGCACGGTGCTTTGACCACTGCCCTTAAAAATTTGGAGCATTATCAAAGCGTTTCGGCATTTTCGCCCATTGTTGCACCCAGTTCTGTGGCTTGGGGACAAAAGGCATTTTTAGCTTATCTGGGCGATGACAAACAGGCGTGGGCGGATTATGACAGCGTGGCGTTATTAGAAAAACATCATCTTGCGATTAAACAAAAAAATCTACCCATTTTGATTGAACAGGGCGATAAAGATGAGTTTTTGCACACGCAGTTAAAGCCAGAATTATTTTGTCAAATGGCGGATAAATTGGGCATCAATTATCAATATGATTTACAGGCAGGCTTTGACCATTCTTATTATTTTATTGCCAGTTTTATTGGTAAGCATATTGCTTTTCACGCCAAGAATTTAAAATAA
- a CDS encoding type I restriction-modification system subunit M, which produces MNKQQLAAKLWASANDLRGKMDASEYKNYILGFLFYKFLSEYEVGYLAKEYEMTLDDLDDDNIDTLKSDLGYYIAKGDLYSTWIANIKGGNWRISNVTDALSHFRQNLDPHQKEDFEGIFDDVNLTSEKLGSNASEKESAVRKLLVLLDDINISSNTDYDTFGFIYEYLIAQFAMSSGKKAGEFYTPHQVSQIMASIVANEIRDKDKPTVYDPTAGSGSLLLTLGSAISPKQRNQIKYYGQENNSTTYNIARMNLLMRGVSPANMVLHNADTLKEDWPNGIISGKDDPLFVDAVVANPPYSAKWEASENQLKDPRYRDYGVAPATKADYAFLLHSLYHLKPDGVMAIVLPHGVLFRGNEEEKIRTKLLQRGQIDAVIGLPAGIFTNTGIPTIIVILRKQSKHNNVLFIDASNGYRKEKNTNVLREQDIKKILDTYIARQNVDGYAHLANLDEIRANGFNLNIPRYVTPVGNDDSQSIEAHLKGGIPLEDMARFVPFWQKFPNISPKLWQEIRPNFVKLSVKTDQIFDIINQDHDYGRYINDLEQQITAWQHDFAHALTADKPLDEDDFTLAFENAENRLFELFRLSEFSDPYHAYQSLIDVWHSTILPDLLILSDEAGADDDEELANLISENGFYKARRLVPNMVMKGKNEVQDGVKGELLSKQMIGYVFFADEIGEIDHLKQSLDEIEERQAERLANIADTALADYLNDKEKLDEKSYKAIEKDLKTMRKDDENFELLSESLTDFQAAKTLKAQLKTKEPALNSKIEQQYQTLDLPTIKRLLIQKWFGELANNLSDVGQSYAKTVANQLKVLDERYADTLEDIRRQRQQAENAFWAMANQLIGGV; this is translated from the coding sequence ATGAACAAACAACAACTCGCCGCCAAACTTTGGGCGTCAGCCAACGACTTGCGTGGCAAAATGGACGCCAGCGAATACAAAAACTACATTTTGGGCTTTTTGTTTTACAAATTTTTGTCCGAATACGAAGTTGGCTACCTTGCCAAAGAATACGAGATGACCCTTGACGACTTGGACGATGACAACATTGACACCCTAAAATCAGACTTGGGCTACTACATCGCCAAAGGCGACTTGTACAGCACTTGGATTGCCAATATCAAGGGCGGAAATTGGCGAATCAGCAATGTAACAGACGCACTTTCCCATTTTCGTCAAAACCTAGACCCACACCAAAAAGAAGATTTTGAAGGGATTTTTGACGATGTCAATTTAACTTCCGAAAAACTTGGCTCAAACGCCAGCGAAAAAGAATCTGCTGTGCGTAAACTTTTGGTATTGCTTGATGATATTAACATTTCTAGCAACACCGATTACGATACTTTTGGTTTTATTTATGAATACTTGATTGCCCAATTTGCGATGAGTTCGGGCAAAAAAGCAGGCGAGTTTTACACCCCGCACCAAGTTTCGCAAATTATGGCAAGCATTGTCGCCAATGAAATTCGTGATAAAGACAAACCCACCGTGTACGACCCGACCGCAGGTTCAGGCTCTTTGCTTTTGACTTTGGGTTCGGCAATCTCGCCCAAACAACGCAACCAAATCAAATATTACGGTCAAGAAAACAACTCCACCACCTACAACATCGCCAGAATGAACCTTTTAATGCGTGGCGTAAGCCCTGCCAATATGGTTTTGCATAATGCCGACACGCTCAAAGAAGACTGGCCAAACGGCATTATCAGCGGCAAAGACGACCCCTTATTTGTGGACGCAGTCGTTGCCAATCCGCCTTATTCTGCCAAATGGGAAGCATCCGAAAACCAGCTCAAAGACCCACGCTACCGTGATTATGGCGTTGCCCCTGCCACCAAAGCCGATTATGCCTTTTTGCTCCATTCGCTGTATCACTTAAAACCTGACGGGGTAATGGCGATTGTCTTGCCACACGGTGTGCTGTTTCGTGGCAACGAAGAAGAAAAAATCCGCACCAAATTGTTGCAGCGTGGACAAATTGATGCAGTCATCGGCTTGCCAGCAGGGATTTTTACCAACACAGGCATTCCGACCATCATTGTGATTTTGCGTAAACAAAGCAAACACAACAATGTGCTGTTTATTGATGCCTCAAATGGCTATCGCAAAGAAAAAAATACCAATGTTTTGCGTGAACAAGACATCAAAAAAATCCTAGACACCTACATCGCACGGCAAAATGTGGACGGCTATGCCCACCTTGCCAACTTGGACGAAATTCGTGCCAATGGCTTTAATCTCAATATTCCACGCTATGTTACGCCTGTTGGCAACGATGACAGCCAGTCCATTGAAGCCCATTTAAAAGGCGGCATTCCGCTTGAAGATATGGCTCGCTTTGTCCCATTTTGGCAAAAATTCCCCAACATTTCGCCCAAATTATGGCAAGAAATTCGACCCAATTTTGTCAAATTAAGCGTCAAAACAGACCAAATTTTTGACATCATCAATCAAGACCACGATTATGGGCGTTATATCAATGACTTGGAGCAACAAATCACCGCTTGGCAACACGATTTTGCCCACGCCTTGACAGCAGACAAACCGCTTGACGAAGACGACTTTACCCTAGCTTTTGAAAATGCCGAAAACCGCCTATTTGAACTTTTCAGGCTGTCTGAATTTAGCGACCCTTATCACGCCTATCAATCGCTGATTGATGTGTGGCACAGCACGATTTTGCCTGATTTGCTCATTTTGTCGGACGAGGCAGGGGCGGACGATGATGAAGAATTGGCAAATTTGATTAGTGAAAATGGCTTTTATAAAGCCAGACGGCTTGTCCCCAATATGGTAATGAAGGGTAAAAACGAAGTACAAGACGGTGTTAAAGGCGAACTTTTGTCCAAGCAAATGATTGGTTATGTGTTTTTTGCTGATGAAATTGGTGAGATTGACCACCTAAAACAAAGCCTTGATGAGATTGAAGAACGTCAAGCCGAACGCCTTGCCAACATTGCCGATACCGCATTGGCGGATTATCTGAATGACAAAGAAAAATTGGACGAAAAATCTTATAAAGCCATAGAAAAAGATTTAAAAACAATGCGTAAGGACGATGAAAATTTTGAGCTGTTATCCGAAAGTTTGACGGATTTTCAGGCTGCCAAAACATTAAAAGCCCAGCTTAAAACCAAAGAGCCTGCCTTAAATAGCAAAATTGAACAGCAATATCAAACACTTGATTTGCCAACCATTAAACGCTTGCTCATTCAAAAATGGTTTGGTGAATTGGCAAACAATTTAAGCGATGTTGGGCAAAGTTATGCCAAAACGGTCGCCAATCAGCTTAAAGTGCTGGACGAACGCTATGCCGACACGCTAGAAGACATTCGCCGTCAAAGACAGCAGGCGGAAAATGCATTTTGGGCAATGGCAAATCAATTGATTGGAGGTGTGTGA
- a CDS encoding restriction endonuclease subunit S, with the protein MSERKVPKLRFAGFTDDWKQRKLGEVLLVRNEFAEQHYFKIDIELENLEPETGRLIGDLSIRTKTNSIFKKGDILFGRLRPYLKKWHLAQTNGLKSGEIWAFYSTDEFCRNFIYLLVQTENFLKIANISAGTKMPRADWNLISQMSIFVPTLPEQQAIGEFFKQLDDTIAFHQREWEKYKNLKISYLEKMFPQENENKPQLRFPNFTDAWKQRKLGEVVFQIKSYSLSRNVETNKDTGFKYVHYGDIHRNIAKLLSSENNLPSIQKGNYEFLQKGDLVIADASEDYEGIGNSCLIDCFLSRNIVAGLHTIALRPTEVNSLFLYYLLHTDIFLQYGKVIATGTKVFGITAKNLLNFEFNLPSETEQQAIGEFFKQLDNTIAFHQRELEKYKNLKNGYLKQMFV; encoded by the coding sequence ATGAGCGAGCGTAAAGTGCCTAAATTGCGATTTGCTGGATTTACTGATGATTGGAAACAGCGAAAGTTGGGGGAAGTCCTTTTAGTTAGAAATGAGTTTGCCGAACAACATTATTTTAAAATAGATATTGAATTGGAAAATTTAGAGCCTGAAACAGGTCGTTTAATCGGGGATTTGTCAATCCGAACAAAGACCAATTCTATTTTCAAAAAGGGCGATATATTATTTGGTAGATTAAGACCATATTTGAAAAAATGGCATTTAGCTCAAACTAACGGCTTGAAAAGTGGGGAAATTTGGGCTTTTTATTCAACTGACGAATTTTGTAGAAATTTTATCTATTTATTGGTACAAACCGAAAATTTTTTGAAAATAGCCAATATTTCCGCAGGAACAAAAATGCCAAGAGCGGATTGGAATTTGATTTCACAAATGTCAATTTTCGTCCCAACCCTGCCCGAACAACAAGCCATAGGCGAGTTTTTTAAACAGCTAGATGACACCATCGCTTTTCATCAGCGTGAGTGGGAAAAGTACAAAAATTTAAAAATTTCGTACTTGGAAAAGATGTTTCCCCAAGAAAATGAGAATAAACCGCAATTACGCTTTCCTAATTTTACTGACGCTTGGAAACAGCGAAAGTTGGGGGAAGTTGTTTTTCAAATTAAGTCTTATTCATTATCAAGAAATGTTGAGACAAATAAAGATACAGGATTTAAATATGTCCACTATGGCGATATTCATAGGAATATTGCAAAATTATTATCATCTGAAAATAATTTACCTAGCATTCAAAAAGGTAATTATGAATTTTTACAAAAGGGAGATTTGGTTATTGCCGATGCGTCAGAAGACTATGAAGGTATCGGAAATTCTTGTCTAATTGATTGTTTTTTATCAAGAAATATTGTAGCGGGTTTGCATACAATTGCTTTAAGACCAACAGAAGTTAATTCGCTGTTTTTATATTATCTTTTGCATACAGATATTTTTTTACAATACGGAAAAGTTATCGCCACAGGTACAAAAGTTTTTGGAATTACCGCAAAAAACTTATTAAATTTTGAATTTAATTTACCAAGTGAAACCGAACAACAAGCCATAGGCGAGTTTTTTAAACAGCTAGACAACACCATCGCTTTTCATCAGCGTGAGTTAGAAAAGTATAAAAACCTTAAAAATGGCTATCTAAAACAGATGTTTGTATAA
- a CDS encoding restriction endonuclease subunit S yields the protein MYAWKQRKLGEVVFQIKSYSLSRNVETNKDTGFKYVHYGDIHRNIAKLLSSENNLPSIQKGNYEFLQKGDLVIADASEDYEGIGNSCLIDCFLSRNIVAGLHTIALRPTEVNSLFLYYLLHTDIFSQYGKVIATGTKVFGITAKNLLNFEFNLPSETEQQAIGEFFRQLDDTIAFHQRTQKKYQNLKKSYLEKMFAKINYAWKQRKLGEIGEYNPNGLIPNEFFYVDLECVIGTELLFFKRYNKENAPSRAQRLAKKGDVFFQAVRPYQKNNYLFDLNEDNFIFSTGYIQIRPSLDSYFLLSSLQNQHFVDSVMEHSTGTSYPAINTTDFKKLEIFIPPTKAEQQAIGEFFRQLDDTIAFHQRELEKYQQLKQVLLDQLFV from the coding sequence ATTTACGCTTGGAAACAGCGAAAGTTGGGGGAAGTTGTTTTTCAAATTAAGTCTTATTCATTATCAAGAAATGTTGAGACAAATAAAGATACAGGATTTAAATATGTCCACTATGGCGATATTCATAGGAATATTGCAAAATTATTATCATCTGAAAATAATTTACCTAGCATTCAAAAAGGTAATTATGAATTTTTACAAAAGGGAGATTTGGTTATTGCCGATGCGTCAGAAGACTATGAAGGTATCGGAAATTCTTGTCTAATTGATTGTTTTTTATCAAGAAATATTGTAGCGGGTTTGCATACAATCGCTTTAAGACCAACAGAAGTTAATTCGCTGTTTTTATATTATCTTTTGCATACAGATATTTTTTCACAATACGGAAAAGTTATCGCAACAGGTACAAAAGTTTTTGGAATTACCGCAAAAAACTTATTAAATTTTGAATTTAATTTACCAAGTGAAACCGAACAACAAGCCATTGGCGAGTTTTTCAGGCAGCTAGACGACACCATCGCTTTTCATCAGCGTACGCAAAAAAAGTATCAAAATCTCAAAAAATCTTACCTTGAAAAAATGTTCGCCAAAATTAATTACGCTTGGAAACAGCGAAAGTTGGGAGAGATTGGGGAATACAACCCAAATGGCTTAATTCCTAATGAGTTTTTTTATGTTGATTTAGAATGCGTTATCGGTACAGAATTATTATTTTTTAAGCGTTATAACAAAGAAAATGCACCGTCCAGAGCTCAAAGGCTAGCAAAAAAAGGTGATGTATTTTTTCAGGCTGTCCGTCCTTACCAAAAAAATAACTATTTATTTGATTTAAATGAAGATAATTTCATTTTTTCAACAGGATATATTCAAATTAGACCTAGTTTAGATAGTTATTTTTTGTTGAGTAGTTTGCAAAATCAACATTTTGTAGATAGTGTTATGGAGCATTCAACAGGTACAAGTTACCCTGCAATAAATACAACTGATTTTAAAAAATTAGAGATATTTATTCCACCTACAAAAGCCGAACAACAAGCCATTGGCGAGTTTTTCAGACAGCTAGACGACACCATCGCTTTTCATCAGCGTGAGTTAGAAAAGTATCAACAATTAAAGCAGGTTTTGCTTGACCAACTTTTTGTGTAA
- a CDS encoding transposase: protein MRLKNYDYAQEGLYFITICCKDKMHFFGEIVDNKMILNDIGQVVEQCWHSIPSHFPNIVLHHFVVMPNHIHGVIEIIFNANHHSFMAKNDNLPQQSKQKIHGTSKTIGSIVRGFKTGVTQWARQNTDIYDIWQRNYHDHIIRNETSYLKICEYIENNPLKWQDDCFYS from the coding sequence ATGCGTCTTAAAAATTATGATTACGCTCAAGAAGGTTTGTATTTTATTACCATTTGTTGTAAGGATAAAATGCACTTTTTTGGTGAGATTGTTGATAACAAGATGATTTTAAATGACATTGGTCAGGTTGTGGAGCAATGCTGGCATAGCATACCCAGCCATTTTCCCAATATAGTTTTACATCATTTTGTGGTAATGCCCAATCATATTCATGGTGTCATTGAAATTATATTTAATGCAAATCATCACAGTTTTATGGCAAAAAATGACAATTTACCCCAACAGTCCAAACAAAAAATTCATGGTACATCAAAAACGATTGGTTCTATTGTGCGTGGATTTAAAACAGGTGTTACCCAATGGGCAAGGCAAAATACCGATATTTACGATATTTGGCAACGCAATTATCACGACCATATTATTCGCAATGAAACATCGTATTTAAAAATTTGTGAATATATTGAAAATAATCCATTAAAATGGCAAGATGATTGTTTTTATTCATAA